One window from the genome of Musa acuminata AAA Group cultivar baxijiao chromosome BXJ1-4, Cavendish_Baxijiao_AAA, whole genome shotgun sequence encodes:
- the LOC135671870 gene encoding uncharacterized protein LOC135671870, with the protein MGLNSSRPGSRPPKPWEGAVSSFGHAPFKPPSPGSTPDVVESSDARCREFLPSDIDPYLSEYSVHVHDCSPPAFRSFWIVIWRAREICTEA; encoded by the exons ATGGGATTGAATTCTTCACGTCCAG GTTCTCGACCTCCAAAACCATGGGAAGGAGCTGTGAGTTCATTTGGTCATGCACCATTTAAGCCACCATCCCCCGGGAGCACCCCTGATGTTGTGGAATCATCTG ATGCAAGGTGTCGTGAATTTCTTCCATCGGATATCGATCCTTATTTATCAGAATACTCAGTCCATGTCCATGACTGCTCTCCTCCAG CTTTTCGATCGTTCTGGATTGTTATATGGCGAGCTCGCGAGATTTGTACTGAGGCCTAG
- the LOC103982253 gene encoding transcription factor PCF6 has translation MELEESNHASKRFRVVGNGSQTAKIGRKEHREDDEEGRERKGRGGDDANGTAPWEHHLSSRIFRVSRASGGKDRHSKVHTARGVRDRRVRLSVSTAIQFYDLQDRLGYDQPSKAIEWLIKAAAAAISELPPLDGFPKPPYPNMVETMKANPDTESSYNQQQQHMSTKSGCSSTSETSKGSVLSLSRSESRIKARERARERAAKDKSKDRDDGGHHVVSHHQNLNHSLNPQTSFTELLTGSGGGGGGGGDVSNNANATTVAAGAENTVRNCIQKQIPTADYFVQAGLFTQPQESHQHPPTFSSQSHFGNSSPMGMLPFNIATTGDHPEMQQLFLQDNLFPISAVAATGDYNLSFSISSGLAGFSRGTLQSNSSAQLPQQHHHNHNHLPRLSSTVDGSNLQFFGAAAGSAKAGAGAENQYPAVCDGRLQLCYGGDGYRHSDMKGKGKS, from the coding sequence ATGGAATTGGAGGAGAGCAACCACGCTTCCAAGCGTTTCCGGGTGGTGGGCAACGGCAGTCAGACGGCCAAGATAGGGCGTAAGGAGCACCGGGAGGATGACGAGGAGGGCAGAGAGAGAAAGGGCAGAGGAGGAGATGACGCCAACGGCACCGCTCCCTGGGAGCATCACCTGTCGTCAAGGATCTTCCGCGTCTCACGTGCCTCCGGCGGCAAGGACCGGCACAGCAAGGTGCACACTGCGAGGGGCGTCCGCGACCGGAGAGTCCGCCTCTCCGTCTCCACGGCCATCCAGTTCTATGACCTCCAGGACCGCCTTGGCTATGACCAGCCAAGCAAGGCTATCGAGTGGCTCATCAAAGCTGCAGCTGCGGCCATTAGCGAGCTCCCTCCTCTCGACGGCTTCCCCAAGCCGCCATATCCTAACATGGTTGAGACGATGAAGGCCAATCCAGATACTGAGTCGAGCTacaatcagcagcagcagcatatgTCGACCAAGTCCGGCTGCAGTAGCACCTCGGAAACCAGCAAGGGCTCAGTTTTGTCGCTCTCACGGTCGGAAAGCCGCATCAAGGCCAGAGAACGAGCACGAGAACGAGCGGCAAAGGATAAGTCGAAGGATAGGGACGACGGTGGCCATCATGTGGTCTCCCATCACCAGAACCTGAACCACAGCCTGAACCCTCAGACCTCTTTCACGGAGCTTCTCACtggaagcggcggcggcggcggcggcggcggtgacgTCAGCAACAATGCCAACGCAACCACTGTTGCTGCAGGCGCGGAGAACACCGTCCGCAATTGCATTCAGAAGCAGATCCCCACGGCGGACTACTTCGTCCAAGCTGGTCTCTTTACACAGCCGCAAGAGAGTCATCAGCATCCGCCGACTTTTTCCTCACAATCCCACTTTGGAAACAGCTCTCCGATGGGAATGCTGCCATTCAACATTGCAACCACCGGCGACCATCCGGAGATGCAGCAATTATTCTTGCAGGATAATCTCTTCCCCATCTCGGCAGTGGCAGCGACAGGGGACTACAATCTCAGCTTCTCAATTTCTTCGGGTCTTGCAGGTTTCAGTAGGGGGACCCTTCAGTCCAATTCATCAGCTCAGCTGCCTCAGCAGCACCACCACAATCACAACCACCTACCGAGGCTCTCTTCTACGGTTGACGGATCGAACCTGCAGTTCTTCGGTGCTGCCGCTGGTTCGGCTAAAGCCGGCGCCGGCGCAGAGAATCAGTATCCGGCGGTGTGCGATGGCCGCCTGCAGCTCTGCTACGGAGGGGATGGCTATCGGCATTCAGACATGAAGGGGAAAGGGAAGAGCTGA
- the LOC135671871 gene encoding F-box protein At5g46170-like, giving the protein MSSSGALGEVDFEGFRTLCRAPAVEVAEKEEEGIDHFDRLPDSVLLVIFNRIGDVKVLGRCCVVSRRFHALALLVDDVVVRVDCVISDDPSSSPGAAGGSVSDKPRGVFSHLARLVLGGLVKPLQALSQILSASSCTDATAVSAAARKSASASPSEASHHSPTEVLKNFKEVRRLRIELPDGELDVDGGVLLKWRADFGSSIESCVILGASSSSIPPRSPDPEPNPSFQDACGVDDCGSIPDSFYTDGSLKRRVVWTISSLVAASARHYLLHPIVANHETLESLDLTDADGQGVLTMDRRQLQELRTKPVTASGSSQRTLLPALSMRLWYAHQLELPGGMVLKGATLLAIRPSEERTREAVGGAGGSFGFSDGYWVSDAFEEPYRTAATMLMKRRTYSLEMNSF; this is encoded by the coding sequence ATGTCGTCCTCCGGTGCCCTGGGGGAGGTGGATTTCGAGGGGTTTCGGACGCTCTGTCGGGCGCCGGCGGTGGAGGTGGCAGAGAAGGAGGAGGAAGGGATTGACCACTTCGACCGGTTGCCGGACTCGGTGCTGCTTGTGATCTTCAACCGAATCGGCGATGTCAAGGTTCTGGGGCGGTGCTGCGTCGTCTCGCGCCGCTTCCACGCCCTCGCCCTCCTCGTCGACGACGTCGTCGTCCGCGTCGACTGCGTCATCTCCGACGACCCGTCCTCCTCCCCCGGCGCGGCCGGCGGCTCCGTGTCCGACAAACCCCGCGGCGTCTTCTCCCACCTCGCCCGCCTCGTCCTCGGCGGCCTCGTCAAGCCCCTTCAGGCCCTCAGCCAAATCCTTTCCGCCTCCTCCTGTACGGATGCCACCGCCGTCTCCGCTGCCGCCAGGAAGTCCGCCTCGGCGTCCCCGTCCGAGGCCTCTCACCATTCCCCGACGGAGGTCTTGAAGAACTTTAAGGAAGTCCGACGGCTCCGCATCGAGCTCCCCGACGGCGAGCTCGATGTCGACGGCGGCGTCCTCCTGAAATGGAGGGCGGACTTCGGGTCCTCCATCGAAAGCTGCGTCATCCTCGGCGCCTCCTCGTCTTCGATACCCCCCAGATCGCCAGACCCTGAACCAAATCCTAGTTTCCAGGACGCTTGTGGTGTTGATGACTGCGGGAGCATCCCGGACTCCTTCTACACCGATGGGAGCTTGAAGCGCAGGGTGGTGTGGACTATCAGCTCACTGGTCGCCGCTTCGGCGCGGCATTACCTTCTCCATCCGATCGTGGCCAACCACGAGACATTAGAGAGCTTAGATCTGACGGATGCTGATGGGCAGGGGGTGCTGACAATGGACCGGCGGCAGCTGCAAGAACTACGGACGAAGCCGGTGACGGCTTCGGGGAGCTCACAACGGACCCTTTTGCCGGCGCTAAGCATGCGCCTGTGGTACGCCCACCAGCTGGAGCTGCCCGGCGGGATGGTGTTGAAGGGCGCGACTTTGTTGGCTATCAGACCAAGTGAGGAGCGGACGAGGGAGGCAGTCGGCGGTGCTGGTGGATCCTTTGGGTTCTCGGATGGCTACTGGGTCTCAGATGCATTCGAAGAGCCATACCGGACGGCGGCTACGATGCTAATGAAGAGGAGGACTTACAGCCTTGAGATGAATTCCTTCTGA
- the LOC103982255 gene encoding protein TIFY 5A-like: MEMVDLRLRLGSSSGGGDDDEPSTASCNSRVARLFESSREYQQQITLLYDGRICACDVTEMQARAIIAMAKREMDGHMKKTTTQAHRQPIESSLPPSSPRPVERLLINPELSMKRSLQRFLHKRKSRLHALSPYGHGPQNLYSIKS, translated from the exons ATGGAGATGGTGGACCTCCGACTTCGTCTCGGCAGCAGCAGTggtggcggcgacgacgacgagccCAGCACGGCCAGCTGTAACAGCAG GGTGGCGAGATTGTTCGAAAGCTCAAGAGAATACCAGCAGCAGATTACCTTGTTGTACGATGGTCGAATCTGTGCCTGCGATGTGACAGAGATGCAG GCGAGAGCAATCATCGCCATGGCCAAGCGAGAGATGGATGGCCACATGAAGAAGACGACGACCCAAGCACACCGGCAACCGATAGAGTCATCCCTGCCGCCATCGTCTCCTCGTCCCGTGGAGCGGCTGCTCATCAACCCCGAGCTCTCGATGAAGCGATCACTGCAGCGGTTCCTTCACAAGAGGAAGTCCAGATTACATGCTCTCTCTCCTTACGGCCACGGACCGCAAAACTTGTACTCCATCAAGTCCTAG